Part of the Aquimarina sp. MAR_2010_214 genome is shown below.
AAGATAAACGGATCCATTTTCTCGAAGTGTAATATCGAATCGTTGTTGAATCTCTTTGTAGGTTTTTAAACTTTCTCTACCATAGGTCTGCCATTTGGTATTCATCCCAGATGGGACCACTTGTCCGAAATTTTGAGTTGTAGCTCCTTGTGGTCTTTTATTTTTCTCAAGCAAGGCTACCTGTAATCCATTTTGTAGTGCATGATACGCATGAAACGTACCCAGCACTCCACCTCCTATAACAATGAGGTCATATTTTTTCATAATGTAATTCTGTTTGTATAGTTTCTAATCGAGTTTGATATGCATTTTTAAAATAAAGCAACGATCCCAGTATACAGAATATCCCTAGTACTGTTACGGCGTATGCTCCGTAAATAAAAAAGTCTAACCATGTTAAATTTGCTTGTCCAAAATTTTTATATAATAAAGCAGATATACTGCCTAAATACCCAAAAGAATCTGCGATATAGATTAAAAACCCTGCATTTCCTCTTACTTTGAATGCTGCTATAAATCGATCAAAAAACAAGCAATTAAAGGGAACGTAACAAATGTAAAGTCCAAAACCACAAATCACCATCCAGATAAAAGGGTTCAATATCTCTAACTGAAATAGAAGTGTAGAAACTCCAATGCACAGGATACCTGTTAAAATCAAAAGATGATAGATATACAATGCTTTTGCATTGTTTTTGATGTAAAATGTGCTTCCTAAGATTAATAAAACTACTATAGCAATGATAGTTTCTGAGGTGGTATATACCGATATGTCTCCCTGATAACCGATACTATCCCAGAGTTCTCGGGCAAAATTATCCCTAAAATCCCTAAATGCAGTTAGGATCGTATAAAACACTACGATTCCTATAATTGGTATGAAAAAAGAAAACAATAGATGTTTACGATCTTTGGATGACATTGGCACACGTACAGAACGCATTCTCTTATCCTCTTCAGTAGTACCAGGTAGTTTTTCTAACAACCATGCAAAAAATAACAATGGGACTATAAATAATGCTCCGGTCGCTGCAGGCATCCAAAACCGGGAGATCTCCCAGGTATTCATAAGGTATAAGCCAATAGACTTTACAATTCCACTAGACACAATAAAACTAGAACATAGTGCAACTCCAAGTATCTCAGTAAATTTTCGTCCTTCTAGATAAGAAAACACGATACCCCATATCATTCCCAGCGGTAACCCATTAAAAAATAAAGAAATTACATTGTAGGGTCTCGGAAGTATTGCAAAAAATAGTAATGCGACTTCTGCCAAAAGAATTAGTCCTATTAAATAAAATGCGCGTTTCCCTGTTTTTAATTCTGAAATTATTTTAATCCCAAAAAACTTTGATAAGGTATATCCCAACACTTGAGCAATGATCAGTATAATCTTATAATCGATATTAAATACAGAAAGATTCTCAAAAGTCGCAACACTAAATGGTTTTCTAAAGGCGTACATACAAAAATATGCTCCAAAAGAAGCGATACAGGCATGTAAAATAAATTTCAGATTATAAAATTTGATTTTTTCCAATTTTTTTACAATTAGTAAATTTTATGATTCAAAATTGAATAATATTTTACTATTTGTAAAACTACGGAG
Proteins encoded:
- a CDS encoding DUF5690 family protein — encoded protein: MEKIKFYNLKFILHACIASFGAYFCMYAFRKPFSVATFENLSVFNIDYKIILIIAQVLGYTLSKFFGIKIISELKTGKRAFYLIGLILLAEVALLFFAILPRPYNVISLFFNGLPLGMIWGIVFSYLEGRKFTEILGVALCSSFIVSSGIVKSIGLYLMNTWEISRFWMPAATGALFIVPLLFFAWLLEKLPGTTEEDKRMRSVRVPMSSKDRKHLLFSFFIPIIGIVVFYTILTAFRDFRDNFARELWDSIGYQGDISVYTTSETIIAIVVLLILGSTFYIKNNAKALYIYHLLILTGILCIGVSTLLFQLEILNPFIWMVICGFGLYICYVPFNCLFFDRFIAAFKVRGNAGFLIYIADSFGYLGSISALLYKNFGQANLTWLDFFIYGAYAVTVLGIFCILGSLLYFKNAYQTRLETIQTELHYEKI